Below is a window of Myxococcus guangdongensis DNA.
GGGGCACCTACCCCATGCCCCTGTTCCTGCCCACGCTGCGCATCGACTACGTGCTGGCCTGTGACGCCTTCACGCCCGTGGCCAGCCGCGTGCTGCGGGTGGACGCGTCCGACCACTACCCGGTGGTGGCGGACCTGCGCCTGGACGTGCCCGCCTCCACCGCCGAGGCGGACGCCGCGCTCAGCTCACGTTGAAGCGGTAGAGCACGTCGGGGTCCTTGCGCGTGAAGCCCTTGATGACCTCGTGCTTCAGGTCCTTCGCGCCGAGGAAGCTCAGGCCGCCCGCGGCGAAGCCCATCACCGACAGCTCGAAGTACACGTGCGGCTTGGGCACCTTGAAGATGTGCAGGTCCGTGGAGCCCTGACCCGGCAGCACCTCCATCTCGCCCTCGGTGAAGTAGCCCTTCCAGATGCCGGGCGTGAAGAAGAGGAAGCGGCGGAAGTCGCCGGGGCTGAACATCGCCTTGAGCTGTCCCTGGCCCAGCGCGTACTCGGCGGACTTCACGCCGAACTGCCACCACACGCTCTGGTCCCCGCCGTAGAAGCGCTGGAGCAGCTCCTCGTTGAAGCGCAGGAACGCATCCACCGGGATGCGCGTCACCGGGAGGATGGGCAGGGAGAAGACGGGCTCGCGTCGCTTGATGTCCGCCAGGAAGTCCCGCCACGCCTGTTCACCGTGCGCCTGCACCGTCATCTGCTGTCGTGCCAGGAACGCCACGCCTTTGACTTCCATCCGTGTGCCTCCACTGCGACCCCGCGCGGGGCCGCGCTCGGGGAGTCCGTCCCGGTCATCTCCGGGAAGGTTAGGGTGCTCGGGTTCGCGCCGCAGGCGCTGCCCGGTTGCTACTCGAGCTGAAGACCACAGTCGGCGCACGCCCCCTCCACCAGGGGGGCGACGGTGCCGCAGGCGGGACAGGGGGGCTCGCCCTCCTCGGACGCGGGCAGCACGAAGGGCGCGGCGCCCTCCGCCAGCACGCCCTCGCGTTGGATGCTGTCCATCCAGCGCTGCTGGAGCAGCGTGGTCACGCGCACGCCGTCCTCGGGGCGCACCAGCACCTGGAACTTCGGGCTGCAGCCAGGCTTCGCGCACGCCTCGCGGTGCACCAGCGCCGGGACGTCCGCTTCGAGACATGCGTCCACCAGACGTCGCGCGTCCGCCAGCGCCATCTCCGCGCACGGCACCAGCTCCACGTCCGAGAGCACCTTCGCCACTTCATCCTGGGTCATCACCTGGTGGATTGGAGCCCACGCGCGGGCCCCTCGTCCAGATGCGGTTCGTCATCTCGCACCCGGGGGCCCCTCGACCGGACAGCTTCCGGGCCCCACCCTGCCCGACGCTTCCTCGGAATTTCATGGGCCTACGCAGGTGGGTTGGGGGCACGACGCGATGCTTCATGGCGGACGGAGCTGGAGGGCGGGCTGGGTGCTGGTGGTGCTCGCCCTGGCCTGTGAGCGGCAGGAGGCGCGGGAGCCGGCTCCGGAGAAGGACTCGAGCGTCGAGCGAGTCACACGCGGCCCGCGTCCGACGGGCGCGACGCGGTGGGTGCGCCCGTTGACGGGCCCGGGACGTGAGTCGGCCGCGGGGCTCGCGCACGACGCGCGGGGCGAGGTGGTGGTGGCGCTCAACTCGGACGCGGCGGTGGCGGACTTCTTCGGTCCGCTGCTCAACCCTCGTTCGGGGCGCGTGACACCGGAGACCTTCGCGGTGGCGCGCTACGGCACGGGCGGCGAGCGTCAGTGGTCGGTGTCGTTGCCCGGGTTCGCGGAGGTGCTCGCGGTGGGCGCTCGTGGACGCATCTTCGTGGTGGGGCGCAACGTGGTGGGGGTGGACCTGGGGGGCGGGCCGTTGCCGGCGGGCCGGTTCCTGCTCGAGCTGGGACGTGACGGGGTCTTCATCCGGGCGCGGAGCCTGGAGGCGCTCGGGGTGTCGGACGCGCTGGTGCCACGGCATGCGGACGTGGATGGGCTGGGCAACGTGGTGTTGGTGGGCTCGGTGGCCGACGCGAAGCGGGGCAGGGTTCCCGCCGTGGTGAAGCTGGACGCGAAGGGCGAGCTGCTGTGGACGTATGCGCACGAAGCGCAGGGAGAGGCCGTGTCTGCGTCGGTGGACGCGGAGGGGCAGGTCTACGTCGCGGGGGTGCTCGAGGCCGCGCGTGTTCGTGGGGCCATGGACTCGCAGCCGTTCCTGGTGAGGCTGGATGCGCGAGGGCGGGCGCGGTGGGAGCGGCGGCTCGACACGCGCTCGGGCTGGGCCACGGGGGTGGCGGTGCGGGGGCAGCGGGTGCTGGTGACGGGAGGCTTCACGCAGTCGCTCACGTTCCTGTCGCGGACCCATGTGGTGGAGGGGGGAGGCGGCCGTGGTTTCGTGGCGGCGTTCGACGCGGAGGGGGCGCCGCGGTGGTTGCGTGCCCTGGGTTTTGTCGGCACGGGGCTCGCGGTGGACGAGCAGGAGGGGGCGCTCGTCGTCGGTCGATACGAGGAGGGCGATGACCTGGGCACGGGCCCCATGCCGGGTGTGGCGGGGAGCCGCATGAACCTGTTCCTGGTGAAGCTGGACCGCGTGGAGGGTGGGGTGCAGTGGGCGCGAGGTTTCCCTCGGGAGGCGCTCGGTGACGCGGAGGGCGTGAGGGACTTCGTGTCGCTATCGCCGAAGGGGCCGGGTGCGGTGTTGGGCACGCAGCTCGGGCCGGTGGACCTGGGCACGGGGCGGCTGGAGGGTGCGTGGGAGTTGTTCCTCGGTGGCTTCGAGCCCTGAGGAGAACGAGTCGTCGCGCGGATGGTGTGCGGTGCGTGCGTCCCGCTTCACTGACCATGCGATGGCGGTCTAGCTGGCTTGGATTCATCGCCCCGCGTTCGTCGGAATTCGACTTAGGGCTCGCCGTCACGGACGAAGAACGTCCCGCCAGACGAAGACATCACATACGGTCCGGAACAGACAGGACACCGCTCGCCGAGATAGCGGACGCCATGTTTCTCACAGTGGGTCCCACCCTTCCATGGCAAGTAGTCCAGCTCCATGATGGTGCCCGAGTCCGGCTCCGCGAATGAGGGGAGGCGCCTCACGGCTTCGGTGGCTTCCGACCAGCCGCACCTTGAGCAGAGCTGGACCCACCCCTGGACCTTGTTGATCCAGTGGGCTTCCTCGATGGCCTCGGCGACCGGCACCTTCCGCGTCTGCATCAACCACTTCACGACGTCAGTGCGAGTGCCCGCCCGCATCTGGCACCACGCTCCAAAGTAGGCTGCGGACTCCATCAGTGCC
It encodes the following:
- a CDS encoding NHL repeat-containing protein translates to MLHGGRSWRAGWVLVVLALACERQEAREPAPEKDSSVERVTRGPRPTGATRWVRPLTGPGRESAAGLAHDARGEVVVALNSDAAVADFFGPLLNPRSGRVTPETFAVARYGTGGERQWSVSLPGFAEVLAVGARGRIFVVGRNVVGVDLGGGPLPAGRFLLELGRDGVFIRARSLEALGVSDALVPRHADVDGLGNVVLVGSVADAKRGRVPAVVKLDAKGELLWTYAHEAQGEAVSASVDAEGQVYVAGVLEAARVRGAMDSQPFLVRLDARGRARWERRLDTRSGWATGVAVRGQRVLVTGGFTQSLTFLSRTHVVEGGGGRGFVAAFDAEGAPRWLRALGFVGTGLAVDEQEGALVVGRYEEGDDLGTGPMPGVAGSRMNLFLVKLDRVEGGVQWARGFPREALGDAEGVRDFVSLSPKGPGAVLGTQLGPVDLGTGRLEGAWELFLGGFEP